CAGTGAACACCTTGGCCTTGGTCAGGTCGGAGATGTCGGCGCTGGCGGTGAACGCGCCATGCACGCCGGTGCCGCGCGCGTGCACCACGCGCTCGGGGATGCGCTCGCGATCGAAGCGCTGCAGCTTCTGGATCAGCTGCACATCCTGCAGCAGGGTCGGACCGGTGGCGCCGGCGGTCTGCGAGTTCTGGTTGTCGCCCACCGGCGCACCGTTGTCGCGCGTGAGCGTGGACTGCGCGAACCCGGCGGGAACGATCAGGGTCTGCGACAGCAGGGCGAGCACCAACAGTGTTCCAGGGCGCATGGCGTCAGCTCGTGTTGAGGGAGCTGAAGCATGGCGGTGGCGCTGCAGGCTGAGAATTCGTTAGTTGCTATGGCTGCGATAGGCGCGACGGATGCCTGCATGCTGTTGTGACTGCGGTCCTCGCACATGTGCGTTGCGCTTTGCACTTCGTGCCATGAGCGCCTCGCACAAGCGGCGCGAGGCGAGGCAAGCGACATCAAAATGTAGACAGCGTGGCGCTAGCCGATCACCCGCTTGAACGGCGGCAACGCATCGATGATGCGCTTGCCGTAGCGTTTGGTCAGCAAGCGCGAGTCGAGGATGATGACCCGGCCGTGGTCGCTGGAGCTGCGGATCAGGCGGCCGGCGAACTGGGTCAGGGTACGCAGCGCGTGCGGTACCGCGATCAGGTTGAAGGCGTTGAGGCCGCGGCTTTCGAACCACTCGCCGAGCGTGGCGGTCTGCGGGTCGGTCGGCACCGCGAACGGCACCTGGGTGATGACCACGGTGGTGCAGGCGTCGCCCGGCAGGTCCAGGCCTTCGCCGAACGAATTCAACCCGAACAGCACCGAGCCCTCGCCGGCACCGATGCGGCGCATATGCTCGCCGATCATCTGCGACTTGGAACCCTCGCCCTGCACCAGCACCCGGTTGCGCTGCGCAACCGGCAGCAGGTCGGCGACCTTGAGCATCTTCCAGCGCGAAGTGAACAGCACGATTGAGCCCTTGCCCCAGTCCAGTTCCTTGACCAGATAGCGCGCGACCTCGCGTGGATGGCCCTCGCGGTCGTCCGGCGCGACCGGGAATTTCGGCACGATCAGTTCGGCCTGGTTGGGCAGGTCGAACGGCGAGGACAGCGACACCATCTCGGCATGCGCGGGCAGGCCGTTGTCGATCGCCAGCGCCTGGAAATCGCCGCCGCCGGTCAGCGTGGCCGAGGTCAGCACCGCCGAGTCCACTTCGCTCCACAGCAGCGCGCGCAGCACCTGCGCGGCCGACACCGGCGAGCAATGGCAGACCAGGTCGGCATCGCGCGAGGCGGTGATCCAGCGCGCCATCGGCGCCTGCCCATCCTGGTCCTCGCGGCGCCAGCCCAGCCACAGTGCGTACTGCTGCTCGACCATCTCCAGGGCCATGCCCAGGCTGCGCTGCAGGCGCTCCTTGGCCGCGTCCTCCTGTTTGGATTTGGCCACCAGCTGATGCGCGGCCTGCACCCAGTTGAGCAGTGCGGCGGTGTCCTGCGCCTGCGCGTCGATGAACGGCTTCCAGTCCTCGGGCAGGCGCCCGTTGGGCGCGCGCCACATCGGTTCCTCCTGGCCTGGATCCGGCACCCAGGCGCGTTCGATCTCGGCGCGGAATGCCTTCAAGCCCTTGCTGACCTGGGTGGCCAGTTCGATCGCCTCGTTCGGCAACTGGTTGCCGATGGTGTCCTTGTCGGCCAGCCGGTAGGCCGCGCCGACCAGCGACTGCAGGCGGCCGGTGCGCCGCGCCATGTCGTCCAAGGCCAGGTTGGCCGCGCCCTGGTCGATGGCGACGCCGGCGATGTGGTGGCCCTCGTCGAGCACCAGCAGCATGTCCGCCGGCGGCGCGATCAGCGGCTGGCCGTTGTCGCTGTCGCCCAGCGCCAGCGCAGATAGCAGCAAGGCGTGGTTGGTGACCACGATCTGCGCGTCGCGCACGTCGCTGCGCGCTTTCAGCACCGGGCATTGCACCGCGAACGAGCAGCGGCGTCCGGCGCAGCCGGCGGCATTGGTGGTGATGCGCGCGCGCAGCGACGGCGGGATCGGCTCCGGCGCGGTGTCCAGGTCGCCGTTCCAGGTCTTGTCGGCGTAGGCCTTGGCCAGGCCGCGCGCCTGCTCGGCCTCGGCCGGGCTCAGCGGGCGATCGTACAGCGGCGCCTCGTCCTCGAACATGCTGTCCTGCGCGGCTTCGCCATGCAGCTCGGCCACGTTGCGCGCGCACAGGTAGCGGGTGCGGCCCTTGGCCAGCGCCACCGTCGCCTCGATGCCGGTGGCCTTGAGGAAGGCGGGAATGTCGCGTTCCACCAATTGCGATTGCAGCGCCACGGTGCCGGTGCTGATCACCAGCTTCTTCTTGCTGGCCAGCGCGATCGGTACGCCGGCGGTGAGGTAGCCCAGGCTCTTGCCGACGCCGGTGGGCGCCTCGGCCACGCCGACGCCGCCGCTGGTGCCCAGCGCGCGCGACACCACCCCGATCATCTGGCTCTGCGCGCGGCGCACGCGGAACCCGGGGGTGTTGGCCTGCAGCTTGGTGTAGGCGTCGCGGATGGCGAGCTTCAGCGGCTCGGTCAGCTCGCGCTGGGGCTTGCCGGGCGCGGACTGCGCGGCCGGCGTGGAGGTGTCGTTCATCCGCGCATTTTCTCACGTCCGGTCGCACGGATTGACACCGGCGCGGGCGCGGACCTTAACGCGGCGCGGAAGGCTTGTGCGGCAACGCGCGCCGCAAGGCCTGCAACAACAGCGCCACGCCGAGCACGTACAGCGCATCTTCCAGCAGGCGGATCGACGCGTAGGTCCATGCGTACGGCTCGGTGAGCCGATCGGACATCAGTTGCGTCCAGCCCACCGCCGCGTTCAGCGCGCGCGGCAGCACCGCGTTCGCCATCAGCACCGCCAATCCGGCCTGCGCCAGCGTGCGTGCGCGGCCAGGCGCCAGGCGCGCGAGCAGCAGCAGGCCGATCAGCGGCAGCAGGAAGCGCGCCAGCAGGCCGATCCCGCCGGTCACCATCTTGACCTCCAGCAGCGGCTGGATCGCAGTCGCCAGCATTGCCGTCTCCTTCGGTTGCGCCGCGTCGGCACCGGCGCGGCGGGTGCCGGACGACACCGCGCCCGGACCCGCCAGCCGGCGCGGAATAGGTTCTAGCGCGGCAGAGCGAACCGCAGCGCCAGCACCACCAGCAGCATCGCCACTGCGTGCAGGATGGTGAACACGGCCTGCAGGATGCCGTACCAGGCCGCGTAGCTGGTGAACGTTCCGCCCTGGGACACGATCCATATCGGCAACAGCGAGGTCACCGAGCCGCATAGCCCGCCGACCAGCAGCAGGCTCAAGCCCCACAGGCCGAGCGTGCGTGCACGGCCGGGGCGGCGCGTGGACAACAGCACCACTCCGACGCCGAGCACGATCAGGATCGGCAGCTGGAAGCCCACCGTGGTCAACAACTGAAGCAGGAATCCATTGTCCATGCGATCTCCGTGGAAGCTGAAAGAAAGCGCCGGAGCGCTCGGGTCAGTCGGCGCTCACCAGCACCGCATCGCGCGCGCGCAGCGCGGCGTAGACCGGATCGGTGTCCGGACGCACGCCGTGCCAGCGCTCGAAGCTCTCGGCCGCCTGCTCGACCAGCATGCCCAGGCCGTCGACGGTATCGCGGCAGTTGGCCGCGCGCGCCCACGCCAGGAACGGGATCGCGATCTCGCCGTAGTTCAGGTCCACCGCCAGGGTCATGCTGTTGACCAGCGACAGCGGCAGCGAGAATCCCGCCGCCTCGTCGCGGCCGGCGGCGGTGGCGTTGACGATCAGTTCGAAGTCGCCCAGTTCGCGCAGGTCTTCCCAGTAGCGGGACATGGCGCGCGCCGGTTCGCCCAGCGCATCGACCAGCGCATCGGCACGTTCGGGCGAGCGGTTGACGATCATCAGCTGCTGCACGCCGGCGTCCAGCAGCGCCGGCGCCACCCCGCGCGCGGCGCCGCCGGCGCCGAGCAGCAGCGCGCGGCGACCGCGCAGGTCCAGGCCGTTGCGCCCGGTCAGGTCGCGCACCAGGCCGGCGCCGTCGGTGTTGTCGCCGTGCCACTGCCCGTCGCGGTAGCTGAGCGTGTTGACCGCCCCGGCGCGCTGCGCACGTTCGCTGTGGATCACGCTGTGCGCGTAGGCGGCTTCCTTCAGCGGCAAGGTCACGTTGGCGCCCACCCCGCCCTCCGCGGCAAACGCCGCCAGCGCCGCCGCAAAGCCGTCCGGCATGGCGTCGATCGCGTCGTACTGCAGGGCGATACCGGCCTGCTTGGCGAAGTCGGCATGGATGCGCGGCGACAGCGAATGGGTGACGGGATGGCCGAACACGGCATAACGGGATGTGGGCATGGAACGCTCGTTGGTTGTTTTAGACTGGTCGCGACATCCGAAGGAATCCGACATGCGGACCCCCGCCCTGCCGCTCGCGCTGGCCGCGAGTTTACTCTGCGCGCCGTCGGCGTTCGCGCTTTCCGAGTTCGGCATCGAGGGCATGGGCGTGGTCTCGACCAAGGCCGACGAGACCCGTGCCAGCGTTTCCGTGGATGGCCAGCGCATCGTCTGGGCCAGTGCCGACCGCGCCGGCGGGCCCAGTGGCGGCGACCTGTGGCAGGCCACGCTGCGCGACGGGCGCTGGGCCGACGCGCAGCCGCTGCCGGCGCCGCTGAACACGCCCGGCGCCGACACCGACCCGTTCTTCAGCGCCGACGGGCGCTGGCTGTATTTCGCCTCCGACCGCGCCGGCGGCCATGGCGGCGGCGATCTGTACCGCGCGCCGGTGCTGGCCGACGGCCGCTACGGCCCGCCGCAGAACCTGGGCGCGGCGGTGAATTCACGCGGCGACGAACGCACGCCGGCGCTGTCGCTGGACGGCACCCGGCTGCTGTTCGCCAGCGACGGGCATGGCGGTGCCGGCGGCATGGACCTGTTCGTGGCGCGGCTGCAAGGCCAGGTCTTCGGCCAGTTGCAGGCGCTGGATGGGATCGACAGCGCCGACGACGAAACCGATGCCGCCTGGCTGGGCGACGGCCGCGCGCTGGTGTTCGCGCGGGCGCGCAAAGCGCAAGGCGCGCAGGTGTGGCTGGCGCAGTGCGCCGCTGGGCGCTACGTGCAGCCGCAGCCGCTGGCGCTGTCGTTCAACGGTGCCGACGGCGACACGCGCGGCGCGGTACTGGACGCCTCCAAACCGAGCGAGTTGCTGGTCGTCGGCAGTGCGCGCGCACCGAAGGCCGGCCAGCGCGACGTGTACCGGATGAAGGCCCCGGCGGCGAGCGGCAGCGACGATTGTGCGGGTGCGCGCTGACGGCGACGGCTGCGCTGCCGGACGTGCGAATGCCGAAGATCGGTGACGCATGCCTGTCTGCAAGCGCTGCTGGAACGGTCGCTGCAATGATCGTTGATGCAGTTGGTCGCGGCTGAAGCCGCTCCTACAAAAAAGCGAGCTGCGCCTTCTGCCCTTGTAGGAGCGGCTTCAGCCGCGACAGACGCAGCGATGAAGACAACGCCACCGGATTCGATCCGGGGCCGATAACTCTCCCCGAATCGCTCCACCCGCATCAGACCTCAATACACATCGCGCCGATAACGCCCGGCCGCGCTGAGCGTATCCAGCGCATCCTCGCCGAGGATGTCGCGCAAGGCCGTATCCACGCCGCGCGCCATGCTGTCCAGGCTGCCGCAGACGTGCAGCGTGGCGCCGCGCGCGATCCAGGCGCGCACCTCGTCGGCGGCGTCGCGCAGGCGATCCTGCACGTAGACCTTGCCCGGCTGGTCGCGCGAGAACGCCAGGTCCAGGCGCTGCAGATGACCACTGTCGTGCCAGGCGCGCAGTTCCGCGCCGAACAGCGCATCGTGCGCGGCGTTGCGCTCGCCGAACAGCAACCAATGCCCATGCGCGCCGGCAACCTCGGCTTCGCGCAGCAGGCTGCGCAGGCCGGCGATGCCGGTGCCGTTGCCGATCAGCAGCAGCGGCGCATCGCCGTGCCGGCGGAAACCGGGATTGGCGCGCACCCGTGCCTGCACCGCGGTGCCCAGCGGCGCATGCAGACACAGCCAACCCGAGCCCAGGCCGGCGCTGCCGTCGTCGCGCCGGGTCAGGCGCACCACCAGTTGCAGCAGGCCGTCGGCCGGCACCGAGGCGATCGAGTATTCGCGCAGCGGCAGCTGCGGCAGCGCATCGAGCCAGGCCTGCAGATCGTGCGCGTCCCCAGGGGGCGCCAGGTCGCGATCGGCCAGCGCCGCCTGCAACGGCAGCGACACGCCACCGGCGCGCAGCGGCGTGTCCGCCGCCAGGCCATGCGCGTCCAGCCAGGTGCGCACGGCGTCCGCGGCATGGCATGGCTGCACTTCCAGAATGTCGCCCGCCTGCCATTGCGCCTGCGCCGGCGGCGCCAGATCGATGCGCCACACCGGCGCGCCGGCGCTGCCGGGATTGAGCAGCGCGCGCCCGGCCAATCGCCACTCCAGCGACGGCGGCGCCTGCAGTTCCGGCGCCGCCGCGGCCACGCCGGTGACCGCGGACAACTGCCGCTGCCATTGCGCCAGCGCCTGCGGGTCGGCGTTGTCCACCTCCACCGCCGGGAACAGCGCCTGCGCGCCCTGCGCGGCCAGCCACTGCTCCAGCCGCCGCGAAAATCCGCAGAAGCGCGCGTACTGGCGATCGCCCAGCGCCAGCAGCGCATAGCCGAGCTCGGGCAGCGCCTGCGCCTGGCGCAGCACCTTCTTCTCGAACGCGCGCGCCGGGTCCGGCGCCTCGCCGTCGCCGAAGGTGCTGACCACGAACAGCGCACGCCGCGCGCGCAGCAGTTGCGCCGTATCCAGTTGCGCCAGCGATTGCACCTGCACCGGTACGCCGGCCGCCTGCAGCTGTCCGGCGGCCTGCCAGGCCAGGCGCTCGGCGAATCCGCTCTGGCTGGCGAATCCGACCAGCCACGGCTCGGCGGCCGCCGGCGCAGTCGGCCCCAGGCCGCTCCGCGCACTGCGCAGCGCGCGCTTCTTGCGCCGCCGGTCCAGGTACAGCAACCAGCCGGTGACGAAAAACAGCGGCATGCACAGGCTGGCCAGCAGCACCAGCACGCGCCCGGGCAGGCCGAAGAAGCTGCCGCTGTGCAGGGCGAAGACGCTGCTCAGCAACTGTCGACCCAGCGGCTGCTGTCGATAGTCCAGGCGGCGCACGACGCGCCCGCTGCGCGGATCGATCTCCACGCCGTCGAAGGCGCGGCTGTGCACCGGATCTTCCGCCAGGTAGCGCGCGATCGCCGGCTGGCCGGGACGCCCGGGCAGGCGCAGGTCCAGGTAGGCGCGGCGCACGCCGGGCAGCGCATCGAGCGCGGCCTGCAGCCGCGCATAGTCCACCGCCGGCGGCTTGCCGCCACGGCCGCCGCCGCTTTCCGCGCGCTCGCCGCCGAGCACCGCCACCAGCCCTTGCCGGTACCAGTCGTAGGACCAGTACAACCCGGTCAGCGCGATCAGCAGGTAGATGGCCAGGCACCAGGTGCCGATCACCGAATGCAGGCTCCACAGGAAGCCGCGTCCCTGCCGCTTCCATTCCACCGCCCACCACGCGCGCCAGCTCCACCATTGCCGCGGCCAGCGCAGGTACAGCCCGGACAGGCAGAAGAACAGCAGCACGATCGCGCAGGCGCCGGTGACGGCCTTGCCGCGCTCGCCGGCGGCCAAACGCCGATGCAGGTCCTCGACGAAGGCGAAGAAGCCGGTCAAGCGCGGCTCCGCCACGGTCTGCCCGGTATAGGGATCGAAATACAGGCGCCCGCCGTCGCCGCCGGCCAGGCGTACGTTGGACGGGCGCGTGCCGGTCGGGTCGATCAGCAGGCGCGTGGTGCGGTGCGCACCGCCCAGGTCCAGCCGCCGCGCCAGTTCGGCCAGCGGCAGCGGCGATTCGCCGGCGGCGTGGCGCGCGGCCGCCTCGGCCAGCGGCGGGTTGGCCCAGCGCACGATCTCGTCCTCGAACGCCAGCGTGGCCCCGCTCAGGCCCATCACCGACAGCACCAGTCCGGCGCTGATGCCGAGCAGCCAGTGCAGCTGGAACAACAGCTTCTTGGTCACGGAACAGGCACGGTCGAAGGCGGCCGCGCATTGTAGATGAGAACGCTTATCGAATCGAATTGCGCCGGTGCCTCGCCGGACCCTCCAC
This sequence is a window from Xanthomonas sp. CFBP 8443. Protein-coding genes within it:
- the dinG gene encoding ATP-dependent DNA helicase DinG, with translation MNDTSTPAAQSAPGKPQRELTEPLKLAIRDAYTKLQANTPGFRVRRAQSQMIGVVSRALGTSGGVGVAEAPTGVGKSLGYLTAGVPIALASKKKLVISTGTVALQSQLVERDIPAFLKATGIEATVALAKGRTRYLCARNVAELHGEAAQDSMFEDEAPLYDRPLSPAEAEQARGLAKAYADKTWNGDLDTAPEPIPPSLRARITTNAAGCAGRRCSFAVQCPVLKARSDVRDAQIVVTNHALLLSALALGDSDNGQPLIAPPADMLLVLDEGHHIAGVAIDQGAANLALDDMARRTGRLQSLVGAAYRLADKDTIGNQLPNEAIELATQVSKGLKAFRAEIERAWVPDPGQEEPMWRAPNGRLPEDWKPFIDAQAQDTAALLNWVQAAHQLVAKSKQEDAAKERLQRSLGMALEMVEQQYALWLGWRREDQDGQAPMARWITASRDADLVCHCSPVSAAQVLRALLWSEVDSAVLTSATLTGGGDFQALAIDNGLPAHAEMVSLSSPFDLPNQAELIVPKFPVAPDDREGHPREVARYLVKELDWGKGSIVLFTSRWKMLKVADLLPVAQRNRVLVQGEGSKSQMIGEHMRRIGAGEGSVLFGLNSFGEGLDLPGDACTTVVITQVPFAVPTDPQTATLGEWFESRGLNAFNLIAVPHALRTLTQFAGRLIRSSSDHGRVIILDSRLLTKRYGKRIIDALPPFKRVIG
- a CDS encoding TolB-like protein; amino-acid sequence: MRTPALPLALAASLLCAPSAFALSEFGIEGMGVVSTKADETRASVSVDGQRIVWASADRAGGPSGGDLWQATLRDGRWADAQPLPAPLNTPGADTDPFFSADGRWLYFASDRAGGHGGGDLYRAPVLADGRYGPPQNLGAAVNSRGDERTPALSLDGTRLLFASDGHGGAGGMDLFVARLQGQVFGQLQALDGIDSADDETDAAWLGDGRALVFARARKAQGAQVWLAQCAAGRYVQPQPLALSFNGADGDTRGAVLDASKPSELLVVGSARAPKAGQRDVYRMKAPAASGSDDCAGAR
- a CDS encoding sulfite reductase flavoprotein subunit alpha, whose product is MTKKLLFQLHWLLGISAGLVLSVMGLSGATLAFEDEIVRWANPPLAEAAARHAAGESPLPLAELARRLDLGGAHRTTRLLIDPTGTRPSNVRLAGGDGGRLYFDPYTGQTVAEPRLTGFFAFVEDLHRRLAAGERGKAVTGACAIVLLFFCLSGLYLRWPRQWWSWRAWWAVEWKRQGRGFLWSLHSVIGTWCLAIYLLIALTGLYWSYDWYRQGLVAVLGGERAESGGGRGGKPPAVDYARLQAALDALPGVRRAYLDLRLPGRPGQPAIARYLAEDPVHSRAFDGVEIDPRSGRVVRRLDYRQQPLGRQLLSSVFALHSGSFFGLPGRVLVLLASLCMPLFFVTGWLLYLDRRRKKRALRSARSGLGPTAPAAAEPWLVGFASQSGFAERLAWQAAGQLQAAGVPVQVQSLAQLDTAQLLRARRALFVVSTFGDGEAPDPARAFEKKVLRQAQALPELGYALLALGDRQYARFCGFSRRLEQWLAAQGAQALFPAVEVDNADPQALAQWQRQLSAVTGVAAAAPELQAPPSLEWRLAGRALLNPGSAGAPVWRIDLAPPAQAQWQAGDILEVQPCHAADAVRTWLDAHGLAADTPLRAGGVSLPLQAALADRDLAPPGDAHDLQAWLDALPQLPLREYSIASVPADGLLQLVVRLTRRDDGSAGLGSGWLCLHAPLGTAVQARVRANPGFRRHGDAPLLLIGNGTGIAGLRSLLREAEVAGAHGHWLLFGERNAAHDALFGAELRAWHDSGHLQRLDLAFSRDQPGKVYVQDRLRDAADEVRAWIARGATLHVCGSLDSMARGVDTALRDILGEDALDTLSAAGRYRRDVY
- the aroE gene encoding shikimate dehydrogenase; the encoded protein is MPTSRYAVFGHPVTHSLSPRIHADFAKQAGIALQYDAIDAMPDGFAAALAAFAAEGGVGANVTLPLKEAAYAHSVIHSERAQRAGAVNTLSYRDGQWHGDNTDGAGLVRDLTGRNGLDLRGRRALLLGAGGAARGVAPALLDAGVQQLMIVNRSPERADALVDALGEPARAMSRYWEDLRELGDFELIVNATAAGRDEAAGFSLPLSLVNSMTLAVDLNYGEIAIPFLAWARAANCRDTVDGLGMLVEQAAESFERWHGVRPDTDPVYAALRARDAVLVSAD